Proteins encoded by one window of Streptomyces sp. NBC_01571:
- a CDS encoding WhiB family transcriptional regulator, translated as MHTDTIIPADSDWQEQALCAQTGAEFFFPEPGSSVREAKRICGMCEMRPACLEYALNNDERFGVWGGLSEKERLSLRRADRH; from the coding sequence ATGCACACCGACACCATCATCCCGGCCGACTCCGACTGGCAGGAGCAGGCGCTGTGCGCGCAGACCGGGGCAGAGTTCTTCTTTCCCGAGCCGGGCAGCTCGGTGCGTGAGGCAAAGCGCATCTGCGGCATGTGCGAGATGCGCCCGGCCTGCCTCGAATACGCGCTGAACAACGACGAGCGTTTCGGCGTCTGGGGGGGCCTCTCCGAGAAGGAACGGCTCAGCCTCCGGCGCGCGGACCGGCACTGA
- a CDS encoding SDR family NAD(P)-dependent oxidoreductase — translation MGEGGGIPQDELAAFHRTVGRLRELPVDDPVRLRAEQVAASFARDGRLRRRKARGAEVSAADAAVMAATATGALDRREDAPLTHAGDGATAGGVFNKSRTCYVCKTPYRQVDAFYHRLCPDCAADNTARRALTTDLSGRRALLTGGRVKIGFQLALMMLRDGAELLVTSRFPHDTVRRFRAEPGSGKWLDRLTVLAVDLRDPRQVLGLCEQLRQEGEPLDILVNNAAQTVRRPVESYALLAAGERAGLPEGARQAPGFTPLRALGGGRAALPAALREADEAGLLPDPSPENSWSARLGDLDPAEVLETQLVNALAPALLCDRLLPLLLASPRPRRYVVNVTAVEGRFAVRNKMAGHPHTNMAKAALNMLTRTSAAELADKGVHMCAVDTGWITDENPAPKKERMAGAGFRTPLDVVDGAARVYDPIVRGEAGAPMSGVFLKDYREAEW, via the coding sequence ATGGGCGAGGGCGGCGGGATCCCACAGGACGAGCTGGCGGCATTCCACCGTACGGTCGGCAGGCTGCGGGAACTGCCCGTCGACGACCCGGTACGGCTGCGGGCGGAACAGGTCGCCGCGTCCTTCGCGCGCGACGGGCGACTGCGCAGACGCAAGGCGCGCGGCGCCGAGGTGTCCGCCGCCGACGCGGCGGTGATGGCCGCGACCGCGACGGGCGCGCTCGACCGGCGGGAGGACGCGCCGCTCACGCACGCCGGGGACGGCGCCACCGCGGGGGGCGTCTTCAACAAGTCCCGCACCTGCTACGTCTGCAAGACGCCGTACCGGCAGGTCGACGCCTTCTACCACCGGCTGTGTCCGGACTGCGCGGCCGACAACACCGCCCGGCGCGCGCTCACCACCGACCTCAGCGGGCGGCGCGCGCTGCTCACCGGAGGCCGGGTCAAGATCGGTTTCCAGCTGGCCCTGATGATGCTGCGCGACGGCGCCGAACTCCTCGTCACCAGCCGCTTCCCGCACGACACCGTGCGCCGCTTCCGCGCCGAACCGGGCAGCGGGAAATGGCTGGACCGGCTGACGGTGCTGGCGGTGGACCTGCGTGATCCGCGCCAAGTGCTCGGGTTGTGCGAGCAGTTGCGGCAGGAGGGCGAGCCGCTCGACATCCTGGTGAACAACGCCGCGCAGACGGTGCGGAGGCCCGTCGAGTCGTACGCCCTGCTGGCCGCCGGGGAGCGCGCCGGACTGCCCGAAGGCGCCCGGCAGGCACCGGGGTTCACGCCGTTGCGGGCGCTGGGCGGCGGCCGTGCGGCGCTGCCCGCGGCCCTGCGGGAGGCCGACGAGGCCGGTCTGCTGCCCGACCCGTCTCCGGAGAACTCATGGTCTGCGCGGCTGGGCGACCTCGACCCGGCCGAGGTCCTGGAGACCCAGTTGGTCAACGCGCTCGCCCCGGCGCTGCTCTGCGACCGCCTGCTGCCTCTGCTGCTCGCCTCGCCCCGTCCGCGTCGTTACGTCGTCAACGTGACGGCCGTGGAGGGCCGGTTCGCCGTGCGCAACAAGATGGCGGGCCACCCGCACACCAACATGGCCAAGGCCGCGCTGAACATGCTCACCCGGACCAGCGCGGCCGAACTGGCCGACAAGGGTGTGCACATGTGCGCTGTCGACACCGGCTGGATCACCGACGAGAACCCCGCTCCGAAGAAGGAACGGATGGCGGGCGCGGGGTTCCGCACCCCGCTGGACGTGGTGGACGGGGCGGCCCGGGTGTACGACCCCATCGTGCGGGGCGAGGCGGGCGCGCCGATGTCCGGGGTGTTCCTCAAGGACTACCGGGAGGCGGAGTGGTGA
- a CDS encoding ribonuclease inhibitor — MPSVVPRPAAELEPLLDWLRGGRPAGERLDFTAGTALPDGRLDLCKQGIGARGAALIADALSEGASPVRHLLLGTDGLGDEGAAAVAGGADVETLYLGCNGITAGGACRIADNLRASPRVVTGLWLKRNPLGSGGGRAAAELVDVARSLRTLDLVQTGLDAAGAVVLADALLAAAENGRRIERLFVGGNPLGAAGAVPLAELIDGGAVDELYVSAARLGDAGALRLAGALERAPYGRLTRLSVASNGIGAGAAARLVAAATAAGVTLLDLGRVRAAAVLGAADNHVDLAAATTVADVLAGAEHRLTHLVLTHTGMRSREAHRLLDTAPRAVTATRFVLGSGIATSVKRRLAALSAHVPAPAVPADVAAVRSVHRTAPAGIEEHG; from the coding sequence GTGCCGTCCGTCGTCCCGCGTCCCGCGGCCGAACTGGAGCCGCTGCTCGACTGGTTGCGCGGTGGCCGTCCGGCGGGGGAGCGGCTGGACTTCACGGCGGGTACGGCGCTGCCCGACGGGCGCCTCGACCTGTGCAAGCAGGGGATCGGCGCGCGAGGCGCGGCACTGATCGCCGACGCCCTCTCCGAGGGCGCCTCCCCCGTACGGCACCTGCTGCTCGGTACCGACGGGCTCGGCGACGAGGGTGCCGCCGCGGTGGCGGGCGGCGCGGACGTCGAGACGCTGTATCTCGGCTGCAACGGGATCACCGCCGGCGGGGCCTGCCGGATCGCCGACAACCTGCGCGCCTCGCCGCGGGTCGTCACCGGCCTGTGGCTCAAGCGCAATCCGCTCGGCAGCGGGGGAGGGCGGGCGGCCGCCGAACTCGTCGACGTCGCACGGTCGCTGCGCACGCTGGACCTCGTGCAGACCGGGCTCGACGCGGCGGGCGCGGTCGTCCTCGCCGACGCCCTGCTCGCCGCGGCGGAGAACGGCCGCCGTATCGAGCGGCTGTTCGTCGGCGGCAATCCGCTCGGTGCGGCGGGTGCCGTACCGCTGGCCGAACTGATCGACGGCGGCGCGGTCGACGAACTCTACGTGTCGGCGGCGCGGTTGGGCGATGCGGGTGCGCTGCGGCTGGCCGGTGCGCTGGAGCGGGCGCCGTACGGACGACTCACCCGACTTTCCGTCGCCAGCAACGGCATCGGGGCCGGGGCCGCCGCCCGGCTGGTGGCGGCGGCGACCGCGGCGGGCGTGACCCTGCTCGACCTCGGCCGGGTGCGCGCGGCCGCGGTGCTCGGCGCGGCCGACAACCACGTCGACCTCGCGGCGGCCACCACCGTCGCGGACGTGCTGGCGGGCGCCGAACACCGCCTCACCCACCTCGTCCTCACCCACACCGGCATGCGCAGCCGTGAGGCTCACCGCCTCCTCGACACGGCGCCGCGTGCCGTCACCGCGACCCGCTTCGTACTGGGCAGCGGTATCGCCACCAGCGTGAAGCGGCGGCTGGCGGCGCTGAGCGCGCACGTCCCCGCCCCGGCCGTCCCGGCGGACGTCGCCGCCGTACGCAGTGTCCACCGCACGGCGCCTGCCGGGATCGAGGAGCACGGCTAG
- a CDS encoding AAA family ATPase, producing MTTATDPGRTDRGAPVPSRLEAFIDALIAMGQTGQIFGEHGIGKTATFFSHVARAHPDATLVYVPAANLTPDDLLVNAPVRDADSGELVLRQLVMSQLKPGTPFVLLIDDSLQAGDTVQSQLMQIACDWTLGEHDLRALGCIGVFLTDNESLAETSARRGDLALLDRMVTLRVTANDTSWRRQLSAAYREWDLTPVFSLWASLSPALRELLSPRTLDHILANAREGFPLRWALPLVGGERLRLVEPRPDGGPGRNRTAEILNRIAEELGVPNPSTIPDPVRQVVRAALRNRWTVLLQGPPGCGKTELVRETVREGLGREPLYFSLPVTNVEDLCAPIPSADGTLDNLLAANFTGPEPKAIVWDEYNRPKDKAAFAKLMEITQEWSLAGRRIENLRAQIAVQNPPYHLGRKLLVARNNIAQASRFTASLTVEPEDIPANEWLLARYGSDAETVLEWWKNDIDDEGRAWITKRTLERLIKLHRHGLELEMATVYLGDGEYAPVSLTALVDRLRGRPVTGLRELAREADAWEARLRRAARHSDEGTDDSDVVHQILANAELSQLKKHRALVGRLVPLLPPKLRATYLVGASAQQQRFWTEIFTAMRR from the coding sequence ATGACCACCGCAACCGACCCCGGCCGCACCGACCGCGGCGCACCCGTGCCCTCGCGTCTGGAGGCGTTCATCGACGCCCTGATCGCCATGGGGCAGACGGGCCAGATCTTCGGCGAGCACGGTATCGGCAAGACGGCCACGTTCTTCTCGCACGTGGCGCGCGCCCACCCCGACGCCACGCTGGTGTACGTGCCCGCGGCCAACCTCACCCCGGACGACCTGCTGGTCAACGCGCCGGTACGGGACGCCGACAGCGGTGAACTCGTGCTGCGCCAGCTCGTGATGAGTCAGCTCAAGCCGGGCACACCCTTCGTCCTGCTCATCGACGACTCGCTGCAGGCCGGCGACACGGTCCAGTCCCAGTTGATGCAGATCGCCTGCGACTGGACGCTCGGCGAGCACGACCTGCGCGCCCTGGGCTGCATCGGCGTCTTCCTCACCGACAACGAGTCGCTGGCCGAGACCTCGGCGCGGCGCGGCGACCTCGCGCTCCTCGACCGCATGGTCACCCTGCGCGTCACGGCCAACGACACCTCGTGGCGCCGCCAGCTGTCCGCCGCGTACCGGGAATGGGATCTGACACCGGTCTTCTCACTGTGGGCCTCCCTCTCCCCCGCGCTGCGCGAGCTGCTCTCACCGCGCACCCTCGACCACATCCTGGCCAACGCCCGGGAGGGATTCCCGCTGCGCTGGGCCCTGCCCCTGGTGGGCGGAGAGCGGCTGCGCCTCGTCGAGCCCCGTCCCGACGGCGGACCCGGGCGAAACCGCACCGCGGAGATCCTGAACCGGATCGCCGAGGAGCTCGGTGTGCCCAATCCGTCGACGATCCCGGACCCGGTCCGCCAGGTCGTCAGGGCGGCGCTGCGCAATCGCTGGACCGTGCTGCTCCAGGGACCCCCCGGCTGCGGAAAGACGGAGCTCGTACGGGAGACGGTGCGCGAGGGGCTCGGCCGGGAGCCGCTGTACTTCTCGCTGCCGGTGACCAACGTCGAGGACCTGTGCGCCCCGATCCCGTCGGCGGACGGCACACTGGACAACCTGCTCGCGGCGAACTTCACGGGTCCCGAGCCGAAGGCGATCGTCTGGGACGAGTACAACCGGCCCAAGGACAAGGCCGCGTTCGCCAAGCTGATGGAGATCACCCAGGAGTGGTCGCTGGCCGGGCGCCGGATCGAGAACCTGCGCGCGCAGATCGCCGTCCAGAATCCTCCGTACCACCTGGGCCGCAAGCTCCTGGTCGCGCGGAACAACATCGCGCAGGCCAGCCGGTTCACGGCCTCCCTGACGGTCGAGCCGGAGGACATCCCGGCCAACGAGTGGCTGCTCGCGCGGTACGGCTCGGACGCCGAGACCGTCCTGGAGTGGTGGAAGAACGACATCGACGACGAGGGCCGTGCCTGGATCACCAAGCGCACCCTGGAGCGGCTCATCAAGCTGCACCGGCACGGGCTCGAGCTGGAGATGGCGACGGTCTACCTCGGCGACGGCGAGTACGCCCCCGTGTCCCTGACGGCACTCGTCGACCGGTTGCGCGGACGCCCGGTGACGGGTCTGCGCGAGCTCGCCCGCGAGGCGGACGCCTGGGAGGCCCGGCTGCGGCGCGCGGCCCGACACTCCGACGAGGGCACCGACGACAGCGACGTCGTCCACCAGATCCTCGCCAACGCGGAGCTGTCCCAGCTGAAGAAGCACCGGGCGCTGGTGGGGCGGCTGGTCCCCCTGCTGCCGCCGAAGCTGCGGGCGACGTATCTGGTGGGTGCGTCGGCGCAGCAACAGCGTTTCTGGACCGAGATATTCACGGCCATGCGGCGCTGA